In Synechococcus sp. RS9909, one genomic interval encodes:
- a CDS encoding sigma-70 family RNA polymerase sigma factor: MTQQAPTAKIRCGRIRREWRRSLPEAIRHRNGEIISHLGLAHHVAGRQSTRGHGDWDDLVQEASLGLIAAVEGFDSSRGHQLSSYAVSRAHGQILHFRRDRQSTIRIPWRLRSLYGRGMRLQEQQWQAHGAPLSEEALIAMLEVSRERWRQAVQAHAQEEVLSLDGPGVEPGEAFGEVAAEDPQRQWLHQALPQLQPEQRRWLLAHWVEGVSLRALARREGVHPAMLKRVLATALEQLRSLAQVEAEPSRPSPIANRAASAV; encoded by the coding sequence ATGACCCAGCAGGCACCCACCGCCAAGATCCGCTGCGGGCGCATCCGCCGCGAATGGCGGCGTTCACTTCCGGAGGCCATTCGCCATCGCAACGGCGAGATCATCAGCCATCTCGGCCTGGCCCATCACGTTGCCGGGCGTCAGTCGACGCGTGGCCATGGCGACTGGGATGACCTGGTGCAGGAGGCGAGCCTGGGATTGATCGCCGCGGTGGAGGGCTTTGACAGCAGCCGTGGTCACCAGCTCAGCAGTTATGCCGTGAGCCGAGCCCATGGCCAGATTCTCCATTTCCGCCGCGATCGGCAGTCCACGATCCGCATCCCCTGGCGACTGCGGTCGTTGTATGGCCGCGGCATGCGTCTGCAGGAGCAGCAGTGGCAGGCCCATGGCGCTCCCCTCAGCGAGGAGGCCCTGATCGCAATGCTTGAGGTGAGCCGGGAGCGTTGGCGGCAGGCCGTTCAGGCCCATGCGCAGGAGGAGGTGCTCAGCCTCGATGGGCCGGGTGTTGAGCCCGGCGAAGCGTTCGGGGAGGTCGCGGCAGAGGATCCGCAGCGGCAGTGGTTGCATCAGGCCTTGCCCCAGTTGCAACCGGAGCAACGGCGCTGGTTGCTGGCCCACTGGGTGGAGGGCGTGTCGCTGCGGGCCCTGGCGCGCCGGGAAGGGGTGCATCCGGCCATGCTCAAGCGTGTGCTGGCGACGGCCCTCGAGCAATTGCGGAGCCTGGCTCAGGTGGAGGCTGAGCCAAGCAGGCCGAGCCCCATTGCCAACAGGGCGGCTAGTGCCGTCTGA